A single genomic interval of Aureliella helgolandensis harbors:
- a CDS encoding ABC transporter permease subunit, producing the protein MLQLPLSFPVGPLGQAENSWMTAWLTPIWFLAAGLAIGIVVLVCLVLLFKLLSTIPVWERLSHSSAGHAVAAGITAALTAGIWFSLPPELKGEAALQEPLMLGIALTLCCAIVGWALVFCPSRQAAKNAVSTLSEGVAGMLSITALTVVFVGAAIWGIGLGLGQPIVEQPIAAFESLPQIFTTGKITFTRTVPGSAAEGEPAYVPIDVPLDLELLRSIEITSDKQVLLGDAAETLKFNRVPIRVEADEPVSWNRTQRIEDLPIPYEVGTQLHIQNREIDDALITFVAVTQPPVPQAATLLIGAISIVLLGLVILLQQAVAPRVSAVSLATIKNELAQPLFLVLMIIGIVSISLYEYLSFNTFGEDIKLLKDCGITTIMLLAAFQGIWSASSSISEEIEGKTALTVLSKPIQRRSFIIGKFMGIFWVLMLMFVILGTFELVAVAYKPIYEAREMSTEAPNWQQCHLEMIATIPGLVMAFMQSIVLTAISVALATRLPQLANLSVCFAIYVLGNLTTSLVSSTQDGFEIVRFVAQLVATIIPILEHFSLQAAIDAESRITMSLLSGNLIYCLLYIMLAMFLALLLFEDRDLA; encoded by the coding sequence ATGCTTCAATTGCCACTTAGCTTCCCGGTTGGACCGCTTGGTCAGGCCGAAAATTCTTGGATGACCGCATGGTTGACTCCGATTTGGTTCCTGGCTGCAGGGCTCGCAATCGGAATTGTAGTGCTGGTCTGCTTGGTGCTCCTCTTTAAATTGCTGTCGACGATTCCGGTTTGGGAACGACTTTCGCATTCTTCTGCGGGCCATGCGGTTGCGGCAGGGATCACCGCCGCACTAACGGCGGGGATTTGGTTCAGCTTGCCACCCGAATTGAAGGGGGAGGCTGCACTCCAAGAGCCCTTGATGCTGGGGATTGCGCTGACGCTGTGCTGTGCAATTGTGGGATGGGCGTTGGTTTTTTGTCCATCGCGTCAAGCTGCCAAGAACGCCGTTAGCACCCTTAGCGAAGGGGTGGCTGGCATGCTGAGTATTACAGCCCTGACCGTTGTTTTTGTGGGAGCAGCGATTTGGGGGATTGGACTGGGGCTTGGGCAACCGATTGTCGAGCAGCCCATCGCGGCCTTTGAGAGCCTCCCGCAGATCTTTACGACGGGCAAGATTACGTTTACCCGCACCGTGCCAGGCAGTGCTGCCGAGGGTGAACCGGCCTATGTGCCCATCGATGTTCCCTTGGACCTGGAGTTGTTGCGTAGTATTGAGATCACTAGCGACAAGCAGGTTTTGCTGGGGGACGCAGCCGAGACACTCAAATTCAACCGCGTGCCGATACGGGTCGAGGCCGATGAGCCGGTGAGCTGGAATCGTACCCAACGCATTGAAGATTTGCCGATTCCTTACGAAGTCGGCACGCAGCTGCATATCCAGAACCGCGAGATCGACGACGCCTTGATCACCTTCGTTGCGGTGACACAACCCCCTGTTCCGCAAGCGGCGACCTTGTTGATCGGCGCGATTTCAATCGTCCTGCTGGGACTGGTGATTTTGTTGCAGCAAGCGGTGGCTCCGCGAGTATCCGCGGTATCGTTGGCCACGATCAAGAATGAGCTGGCACAACCCTTGTTCTTGGTGCTCATGATTATCGGCATCGTGTCGATTAGCCTGTATGAGTATTTGTCGTTCAATACTTTTGGCGAAGACATCAAATTGCTGAAAGACTGCGGTATCACGACCATCATGTTGTTAGCCGCCTTTCAAGGGATCTGGTCAGCGAGCAGCTCTATCAGTGAAGAGATTGAAGGCAAGACCGCGCTGACCGTATTGAGCAAGCCCATCCAGCGTCGCAGCTTCATCATCGGCAAGTTCATGGGGATCTTCTGGGTGCTGATGTTGATGTTCGTCATTCTTGGAACGTTTGAACTGGTGGCCGTTGCCTATAAGCCGATCTACGAAGCTCGCGAAATGTCGACCGAAGCCCCGAATTGGCAACAGTGCCATTTGGAAATGATCGCTACCATCCCTGGCTTGGTCATGGCATTCATGCAATCGATCGTGCTGACAGCAATTAGTGTGGCCTTGGCAACACGCTTGCCGCAACTCGCCAATTTGTCGGTTTGCTTCGCCATCTATGTCCTCGGTAATTTGACGACTTCCCTAGTGAGCAGCACTCAAGATGGCTTTGAGATCGTCCGGTTTGTGGCACAGCTCGTCGCCACAATCATTCCGATCCTCGAGCACTTTTCGCTGCAAGCTGCTATCGATGCGGAAAGTAGGATCACGATGTCCTTGCTTTCCGGGAACTTGATATACTGCCTGCTCTACATAATGTTGGCGATGTTCTTAGCACTGCTGTTGTTCGAAGATCGAGATTTGGCCTAA
- the aspS gene encoding aspartate--tRNA ligase produces MLRSHTCGQLRSSHIGQTVTLCGWVDKSRDHGGTMFIDLRDRYGKTQVVVNPDSGEQALEVAKELRGEDVVLMEGIVSPRLEGKDNSKLPTGEIEIRASRVEVLNASKTPPFFPNQQETPGEDLRLKHRYIDLRRQTMQQTLVLRSKIIKLMRDYFAENDFIDVETPILGRSTPEGARDYLVPSRVHWGQFFALPQSPQLYKQILMVAGYDRYIQVARCFRDEDLRADRQPEFTQLDMEMSFVDADDVMGMIDGLMSKLAKELLNIDLPASLPRMTYDDAVRRFGSDAPDLRFGMEIVDCSDFAKQSEFRVFRGAVDAGGFVRGIKVDKRAEEFSRKRIDELTEFVKHDFGAKGLAWFRVEPDGSLWSPISKNVEPAVLEGFKSQFAAEPGDLLLLLADTWEVTCKGLNGLRRRLGAELKLYDPAEMHFSWVVEFPMFEEDAEEKRWVAMHHPFTAPRPQDLPSLKEAPHQCRAQAYDLIVNGYEAGGGTIRIHDSQTQQIVFDLLGMDEETAQDRFGFLLNALGYGAPPHGGIALGIDRVVMLFAGLDNIRDCIAFPKTQKAMDLMTEAPGAVDKKQLHELHIEIETPPAKA; encoded by the coding sequence TTGTTACGTTCACACACATGCGGACAACTGCGTAGCTCGCACATCGGCCAGACAGTTACGCTATGTGGCTGGGTTGACAAGAGTCGCGACCACGGCGGGACGATGTTCATTGACCTGCGAGACCGTTACGGCAAAACGCAAGTGGTGGTAAACCCCGACAGCGGCGAACAGGCCCTGGAAGTTGCCAAGGAGCTGCGTGGTGAAGACGTGGTGCTCATGGAAGGCATTGTCAGTCCTCGTCTGGAGGGGAAGGACAACTCCAAGTTGCCAACCGGCGAAATTGAGATCCGAGCGAGCCGAGTGGAAGTACTCAATGCGAGCAAGACTCCTCCGTTTTTCCCCAATCAGCAGGAAACCCCAGGCGAAGACTTGCGATTGAAGCACCGCTATATCGATTTGCGCCGGCAAACGATGCAGCAAACGCTAGTGCTGCGCAGCAAAATCATCAAATTGATGCGAGACTATTTCGCTGAAAATGACTTCATCGACGTAGAAACGCCCATCCTGGGCCGTAGCACGCCAGAAGGGGCCCGAGACTATTTGGTGCCCAGCCGAGTGCACTGGGGACAATTTTTCGCGCTGCCGCAATCTCCCCAGCTTTACAAACAGATTTTGATGGTCGCTGGCTACGATCGCTATATCCAAGTGGCGCGTTGTTTCCGCGATGAGGACTTGCGGGCCGACCGCCAGCCGGAGTTCACTCAGTTGGACATGGAAATGTCCTTCGTCGATGCAGACGACGTCATGGGCATGATCGATGGTTTGATGTCCAAGCTCGCCAAAGAGCTGCTGAATATCGATCTTCCCGCCAGTTTGCCACGCATGACCTACGACGACGCGGTTCGTCGCTTTGGCAGCGATGCTCCCGACCTGCGTTTCGGCATGGAGATCGTCGACTGTAGCGATTTTGCGAAGCAGAGCGAATTCCGAGTCTTCCGCGGCGCCGTCGATGCGGGAGGATTTGTGCGTGGGATTAAAGTGGACAAGCGTGCCGAAGAATTTTCCCGCAAACGAATTGATGAACTGACGGAGTTTGTAAAACACGATTTCGGTGCTAAAGGACTAGCATGGTTCCGGGTTGAACCCGATGGATCACTTTGGTCTCCCATCAGCAAGAACGTCGAACCAGCCGTCTTGGAGGGTTTCAAGAGTCAGTTCGCCGCAGAACCTGGCGACTTGCTGTTGCTACTGGCTGACACCTGGGAAGTTACCTGCAAGGGACTCAACGGCTTGCGCCGTCGCCTCGGAGCCGAACTGAAGCTCTACGATCCCGCTGAGATGCATTTCTCTTGGGTCGTTGAATTCCCCATGTTCGAGGAAGATGCGGAAGAGAAACGCTGGGTAGCAATGCACCACCCTTTCACAGCACCTCGACCGCAGGATCTGCCCTCGCTCAAAGAAGCACCTCATCAGTGCCGAGCCCAAGCCTACGACTTAATCGTCAACGGGTACGAAGCGGGCGGCGGGACCATTCGTATTCACGACTCTCAAACCCAGCAAATCGTCTTTGACCTCCTGGGAATGGACGAAGAGACGGCCCAAGATCGATTTGGTTTCCTCCTCAATGCCCTCGGCTACGGGGCACCTCCACACGGAGGTATCGCACTGGGGATCGATCGCGTCGTTATGCTGTTTGCAGGTCTCGACAATATTCGCGATTGCATTGCCTTCCCCAAGACGCAAAAGGCCATGGACCTCATGACAGAGGCTCCTGGTGCCGTCGACAAGAAGCAGTTGCACGAACTGCACATCGAAATCGAAACTCCCCCCGCGAAGGCGTAG
- the ligA gene encoding NAD-dependent DNA ligase LigA — MTTPQQQVEQLRQQIRHHDRLYYLDAQPAISDLEYDRLMLSLAELESAHPSLITADSPTQRVGEEVVGDLKQVAHRIPMLSIENTYSLEELASFLSRVQKSLEVESVEWVLELKIDGVAAAIIYEDGELVRAVTRGNGEVGDDITHNIRTISDVPLRLHGNAPPLLEVRGEVYMTNSDLAALNLRRAQENLPPFANPRNGTAGAIRLLDPKQAAQRRMRFFGHGLGYCEGVQATTHLDFLEELKGFGLPATPHVHRFASADDVLAKIDQLQADLHELDFEVDGLVLKVNSFSQREQLGSTSKSPRWVVAYKIEKYEAITRLNAIRVQVGKTGAITPVAELEPVQLAGTTVSRASLHNAEEIERKDVRVGDWVVVEKAGKIIPHIVRVELHRRETELEPFPFPTECPECGSLLEKDEGGVYIRCVNPACPATLRQRLRFFASRSAMDIDGLGEKIVDLLVDAQLVNDYADLYRLDESQLLTLEGFGERKAQKLLAGIEASKTRGLARVLSAVSIRHVGKTVGKIIARNFRSLDELMDASVQALAALEEIGAIIAESLWGCLHSEVGQKTFSDLRDVGVSLESPLYDPDKAQVSTVLTGKSVVVTGTLVRYQREQIQELIAQLGGRASSSVSKKTDYLVAGEKAGSKLEKAQQLGVQILSELEFEQLIESGK; from the coding sequence ATGACGACTCCTCAGCAGCAAGTGGAACAGCTCCGGCAGCAGATCCGTCACCATGATCGTCTGTACTATCTAGACGCCCAGCCAGCGATCAGTGATCTAGAATACGATCGCTTGATGCTTTCTTTGGCTGAGTTGGAATCGGCTCATCCCTCGCTAATCACTGCGGACAGTCCTACGCAGCGGGTTGGCGAAGAGGTTGTTGGCGACTTGAAACAAGTTGCCCATCGCATCCCGATGCTCTCGATTGAGAACACCTACAGCTTGGAGGAGCTCGCGAGTTTTCTCAGCCGAGTTCAGAAGAGCCTCGAAGTCGAGTCGGTGGAGTGGGTGTTGGAGTTGAAGATCGACGGGGTGGCTGCCGCCATCATCTACGAAGACGGTGAGTTGGTTCGTGCGGTGACGCGAGGCAACGGCGAAGTTGGCGACGATATCACCCACAATATTCGCACCATTTCCGACGTCCCGCTGCGGTTGCATGGCAATGCCCCGCCGCTGCTGGAGGTCCGCGGCGAGGTCTACATGACCAATAGCGATTTGGCCGCCTTGAACCTCCGCCGCGCTCAAGAAAACCTGCCCCCATTCGCCAATCCTCGCAACGGAACAGCAGGAGCAATTCGGCTGTTGGATCCCAAGCAGGCTGCGCAGCGGCGAATGCGTTTCTTTGGTCACGGACTGGGATATTGTGAAGGGGTGCAGGCGACCACTCACCTCGACTTCTTAGAGGAGCTCAAGGGGTTCGGCCTGCCCGCGACACCGCATGTTCACCGCTTTGCCTCTGCGGACGATGTGTTGGCAAAAATCGATCAGCTGCAGGCCGATTTGCATGAACTCGATTTCGAAGTCGATGGCTTGGTCTTGAAGGTCAATTCCTTCTCCCAACGCGAGCAACTCGGCTCCACCAGTAAATCGCCACGTTGGGTCGTCGCCTACAAAATCGAAAAGTACGAAGCCATTACGCGGCTGAATGCCATTCGCGTCCAGGTCGGTAAGACCGGTGCAATCACGCCGGTGGCTGAACTCGAACCGGTTCAACTGGCCGGTACTACGGTCTCGCGTGCCAGCTTGCACAATGCGGAAGAGATTGAGCGGAAAGATGTGCGGGTTGGCGATTGGGTGGTGGTTGAGAAGGCTGGCAAGATCATCCCGCATATCGTACGCGTCGAATTGCATCGGCGGGAGACTGAGCTTGAGCCGTTCCCGTTTCCTACGGAATGCCCAGAGTGTGGTTCGTTATTGGAGAAGGATGAGGGAGGGGTCTACATTCGTTGTGTCAATCCAGCTTGCCCCGCCACGCTACGACAACGACTCAGGTTCTTCGCTAGTCGTTCCGCCATGGATATCGACGGCCTTGGGGAGAAGATTGTGGACCTTCTCGTCGATGCCCAGCTCGTAAATGATTATGCCGATCTCTATCGTTTGGACGAATCACAGCTGCTGACTCTCGAAGGATTTGGTGAACGCAAGGCGCAGAAATTACTGGCGGGAATTGAGGCCAGCAAGACGCGTGGCTTGGCTCGCGTTCTATCAGCCGTTTCAATTCGCCACGTGGGTAAGACCGTGGGTAAAATTATTGCCCGCAACTTTCGGTCTCTGGATGAATTGATGGATGCGAGTGTTCAGGCCCTGGCCGCACTCGAGGAAATTGGTGCGATTATCGCCGAGAGCCTGTGGGGGTGCCTTCATAGCGAGGTTGGACAGAAAACGTTTTCCGATTTGCGGGACGTTGGAGTGTCGCTGGAGAGTCCGCTCTACGATCCCGATAAAGCCCAAGTCTCAACGGTGTTGACCGGCAAGTCGGTGGTCGTGACGGGGACGCTCGTGCGATATCAGCGCGAGCAGATCCAAGAGCTCATCGCGCAGCTCGGAGGCCGCGCTTCGAGCAGCGTTTCCAAAAAAACAGACTATCTGGTCGCCGGTGAAAAGGCGGGCAGCAAACTAGAAAAAGCGCAGCAGCTGGGTGTCCAAATACTGAGCGAGCTGGAATTCGAACAATTAATCGAATCTGGGAAGTAA
- a CDS encoding Gfo/Idh/MocA family protein yields the protein MQINRRKVVGSGVLAAGAFAVNRARAQSTTPARQSIKIGQIGVGHAHATKLSVYRNSSDYEVVGICEPDPKLRQQAEKQPAFQGLPWMTEEQLLNTPGLQAVVVETQVRDLLATAERCVAAGMHVHLDKPAGDSLPDYRRLLDQAQRQQLMVQMGYMYRYNPAVVLLRECLAKGWLGDVFEVHTVMSKVVPPASRQELAEFSGGMMFELGCHIIDLVVGVLGAPQQITAFGAHHSTTQADELRDNMLAVFQYPQALATVKTSAMEVNGFARRHFVVCGSQGTFHIQPLDNPTAIMTLAQPQGEYRAGAQEIQFPKFPRYVGDAADMAQVIRDEKESQFDYAHDWAVQSSVLAACQAGAS from the coding sequence ATGCAAATCAATCGACGCAAAGTTGTAGGCAGTGGAGTCTTGGCCGCAGGCGCGTTCGCCGTGAATAGAGCTAGGGCGCAGAGCACCACTCCTGCTAGGCAATCGATCAAAATTGGGCAAATCGGTGTCGGGCACGCGCACGCAACTAAACTTTCGGTCTATCGCAATTCGTCAGACTACGAGGTTGTTGGGATCTGTGAGCCGGACCCTAAATTGCGTCAGCAGGCGGAAAAACAGCCTGCATTCCAGGGCTTGCCTTGGATGACTGAAGAGCAGCTTCTCAATACTCCAGGCTTGCAGGCGGTAGTGGTCGAAACTCAGGTGCGCGATCTGCTAGCCACAGCTGAACGGTGTGTTGCGGCCGGAATGCATGTGCATCTCGACAAGCCGGCCGGGGACTCCCTGCCCGACTACCGTCGCTTGTTGGATCAGGCGCAACGCCAGCAGCTGATGGTGCAAATGGGATACATGTACCGCTACAACCCGGCGGTCGTGCTTCTGCGGGAGTGCCTTGCTAAGGGGTGGTTGGGCGATGTCTTCGAAGTTCATACAGTGATGAGCAAGGTGGTTCCGCCTGCCTCACGCCAGGAGTTGGCCGAGTTTTCTGGCGGCATGATGTTCGAGTTGGGGTGTCACATCATCGACCTGGTCGTCGGTGTTCTGGGAGCACCTCAGCAGATAACTGCATTCGGTGCGCATCATTCAACGACGCAGGCCGATGAGCTGCGCGATAATATGTTGGCGGTCTTCCAATACCCCCAAGCCCTGGCAACGGTTAAGACGAGTGCCATGGAAGTCAATGGTTTTGCGCGCAGGCATTTTGTAGTGTGTGGAAGCCAAGGTACATTCCATATTCAACCGCTCGATAATCCGACGGCCATCATGACACTCGCCCAGCCGCAGGGCGAGTATCGGGCTGGGGCTCAAGAGATCCAATTCCCCAAGTTTCCGCGCTATGTCGGCGATGCTGCGGATATGGCTCAAGTGATTCGTGACGAAAAAGAATCGCAATTCGATTACGCTCATGATTGGGCAGTGCAGTCGTCGGTGCTGGCGGCCTGCCAGGCTGGGGCATCCTAG
- a CDS encoding YfhO family protein, producing the protein MNSATRNEFAFAIPLLICLLWLFSPGLIDSEVPAFRDGFHFYYPQLEWLDQRLQHGELFPSWNANEGLGVSTDGQPSVGLYYPPRVLFLIPGLSLPQRYSLYIVVHLGLAALGMRYASRSMRFSRAASWLAAISFTLSCPVIFQHSNLIYLCSAAWIGFALGAMARLMRFERPQWLASCCVFSTACSLMLLSGDLQTAVNAIAILSLAIVTRSLRAWPFPKVNQAQQRREIERFLQRCLWMLLTLVLIASATAIQWIPARQWAGHTGRLSQVQLPSASHPQVQAILAEASEHSSGSSLMIYDFSLSPWHLLTTLWPTLGGNFQPENSRWWDALPSEGRMWIPSLYFGCLPALLVLSTLFPACWRRCQSLMGRFKRWPQLSGGSRSPGMAKPTARVDQPSNTSVPRPRGADPHAQQNKFAFPQNSTGQRAVNKASRWLIGLLLFSLLASIGNYSPIWLLRQLLTGVGWDALAAALPKDHYGTVYWLLTEIIPGYPSFRYPAKWSIWFIAAASLLAAYQYNQTSTLRVSSPAAQAGRSLFFVLSALACVVAVLAWWTSFAGYGSAVDRWLASRAADPWLGPPVSNAVAQAVALACAVPVCVLLLVKRTDKILVITLVEMTLVANMWITFIEVPGAPQTLPSDAFVWANGAAANAMQDAGGTQANKGNSSGVAARQQATYQMQFLLGKLGQLSGVRSLHATQSLDPQAVRHIKSWLRRTDDMTTAQSELDSVLRYLGVTHRLVREQFEEQPAAFTWHAIAAPAALCELAATDFEAGNARSSPAAYQWVDSGTLDVSIEAGQGWSRLTVRQFNDGGWAAQGLVEGASRAIPLPIEQGQLFITIDLPVNSQAIRIRRTR; encoded by the coding sequence ATGAATTCCGCAACGCGAAACGAGTTTGCGTTTGCGATTCCTCTCCTAATATGCCTTTTATGGCTGTTTTCTCCGGGCTTGATCGACTCGGAAGTCCCCGCGTTCCGCGATGGCTTTCATTTCTACTATCCCCAACTCGAATGGCTCGACCAACGCCTCCAGCACGGCGAGCTATTTCCAAGCTGGAATGCGAACGAGGGCCTCGGCGTTTCGACCGATGGCCAACCGAGCGTTGGCCTCTACTATCCACCGCGCGTCCTCTTCCTGATCCCTGGACTATCGCTACCGCAGCGATACAGTTTGTACATCGTGGTGCATCTAGGACTTGCTGCCTTGGGCATGCGATATGCCAGCCGATCGATGCGATTCTCTCGTGCGGCCAGTTGGCTAGCTGCGATCAGCTTTACACTTAGCTGCCCCGTCATTTTCCAACATTCCAACCTGATCTATCTATGCAGTGCCGCATGGATCGGATTCGCGCTCGGGGCCATGGCGCGCTTGATGCGATTCGAAAGACCACAATGGTTAGCTAGTTGTTGCGTATTTAGCACTGCCTGCAGCCTCATGCTGCTCTCGGGAGATCTACAAACGGCGGTCAATGCCATTGCGATTCTCTCACTAGCAATCGTGACGAGGAGTCTACGAGCGTGGCCGTTTCCCAAAGTGAATCAGGCACAGCAACGGCGCGAGATCGAACGTTTTCTACAGCGTTGCCTCTGGATGCTGCTTACCCTTGTCTTGATAGCCTCAGCCACCGCCATTCAATGGATCCCCGCTCGGCAGTGGGCCGGCCATACGGGTCGCCTCAGCCAGGTCCAGCTGCCGAGCGCGAGCCATCCGCAAGTTCAAGCCATCCTTGCCGAGGCAAGCGAACATTCCTCCGGCAGTTCGTTGATGATCTACGACTTCAGCCTCTCTCCGTGGCACCTGCTAACGACCCTTTGGCCGACACTCGGGGGGAATTTCCAACCCGAGAATTCTCGCTGGTGGGACGCCCTTCCGAGCGAGGGACGCATGTGGATTCCATCGCTCTATTTCGGTTGCCTTCCAGCTCTGCTGGTGCTCTCCACGCTCTTTCCAGCCTGCTGGCGACGCTGTCAATCGCTCATGGGCAGATTCAAGCGTTGGCCACAACTCTCCGGCGGGAGTCGGTCCCCAGGAATGGCGAAACCTACCGCACGCGTCGATCAACCATCGAACACTTCCGTCCCGCGCCCTCGCGGAGCGGATCCCCACGCGCAGCAGAACAAGTTTGCGTTCCCCCAAAATTCCACCGGACAACGCGCGGTGAACAAAGCCTCGCGTTGGTTGATCGGGCTTTTGCTATTCTCGCTACTAGCATCGATAGGCAACTACTCGCCGATCTGGCTGCTGCGTCAGCTGCTGACCGGAGTTGGTTGGGATGCGTTGGCTGCAGCGCTCCCCAAAGACCACTACGGCACCGTCTATTGGTTGCTGACGGAGATCATTCCGGGTTACCCTAGTTTTCGCTATCCGGCCAAATGGTCGATTTGGTTCATTGCCGCAGCGAGTTTACTCGCTGCCTATCAGTACAACCAAACTTCGACCTTACGCGTGAGCTCACCAGCGGCTCAAGCCGGACGTTCACTGTTCTTCGTCCTCTCTGCATTGGCCTGCGTTGTGGCCGTACTAGCCTGGTGGACCTCCTTCGCGGGCTATGGCTCTGCGGTAGATCGCTGGTTGGCATCACGCGCGGCAGACCCTTGGTTGGGACCTCCCGTCTCCAACGCTGTCGCCCAGGCGGTGGCACTGGCTTGCGCGGTCCCCGTCTGCGTGCTGCTGTTGGTAAAACGCACCGATAAGATATTGGTCATCACGCTGGTCGAGATGACGCTGGTCGCGAACATGTGGATCACATTTATCGAGGTGCCCGGGGCCCCCCAGACGCTTCCTTCCGATGCGTTCGTGTGGGCCAACGGAGCGGCAGCCAATGCGATGCAAGATGCAGGGGGAACTCAGGCAAACAAGGGGAACTCTTCCGGAGTCGCTGCACGGCAGCAAGCCACCTATCAAATGCAGTTCTTGCTAGGCAAATTGGGACAGCTTTCAGGAGTCCGTAGCCTGCATGCGACCCAATCGCTCGACCCGCAGGCTGTTCGACACATCAAGAGTTGGCTGCGCCGCACAGATGACATGACCACCGCCCAATCGGAACTCGATTCTGTCTTGCGCTACCTGGGTGTCACACATCGCTTGGTGCGCGAGCAATTCGAGGAGCAACCCGCCGCGTTTACCTGGCATGCCATTGCTGCACCGGCAGCCCTATGTGAGTTAGCCGCGACCGATTTCGAAGCTGGCAACGCGCGTTCATCCCCCGCCGCCTATCAGTGGGTCGACTCCGGCACACTGGACGTTTCCATCGAAGCAGGGCAGGGGTGGAGTCGGCTGACCGTGCGTCAGTTCAATGATGGAGGCTGGGCGGCTCAGGGGTTGGTGGAAGGAGCCTCCCGGGCTATCCCGCTACCCATTGAACAGGGGCAACTATTCATTACCATCGACCTCCCGGTCAATTCACAAGCGATACGCATTCGTCGAACTCGCTAG
- the atpC gene encoding ATP synthase F1 subunit epsilon encodes MSDLRCVVVTPEQTELDVTADSITVPLFDGEMGILKGHSPLVGRLGYGALNVKNASQTDSYFIEGGFVQVSENVVSVLTDKLVPLSDITAQAASDAMQAALAMPMSKPEDTVVRTKAVSRAQAMTRVAG; translated from the coding sequence ATGAGCGACTTGCGATGCGTGGTAGTCACGCCTGAGCAAACGGAATTGGACGTCACAGCAGATTCCATTACCGTACCGTTGTTCGACGGTGAAATGGGAATTCTCAAGGGGCACAGTCCGTTGGTAGGCCGATTGGGATACGGCGCACTCAATGTGAAGAACGCCAGCCAAACGGACAGCTATTTCATTGAAGGAGGCTTCGTGCAAGTCTCTGAGAATGTTGTTTCCGTCTTGACCGATAAACTGGTCCCCTTGAGCGACATTACAGCCCAAGCGGCGTCCGACGCTATGCAAGCGGCTCTAGCGATGCCAATGAGCAAACCCGAAGATACGGTCGTTCGGACCAAAGCCGTCAGTCGTGCTCAAGCAATGACCCGCGTCGCCGGGTAG
- a CDS encoding acylphosphatase: protein MERLFIRYTGRVQGVGFRVTVADLAADFEVVGRVCNVDDRSVQLEVEGEDEELLRFREAIAHRLHRHIVTAEENWSAIGQASWSDFAVAQDKRL, encoded by the coding sequence ATGGAACGACTATTCATACGCTACACCGGCCGCGTGCAGGGGGTTGGATTTCGCGTGACGGTGGCAGATTTGGCCGCCGATTTCGAGGTGGTTGGACGGGTTTGCAACGTCGACGACCGCAGCGTGCAGCTGGAGGTCGAGGGAGAGGACGAAGAGCTGCTGAGGTTTCGGGAGGCTATTGCACACCGATTGCATCGCCATATCGTGACCGCTGAGGAGAATTGGTCTGCAATTGGCCAAGCAAGTTGGAGCGATTTTGCTGTTGCTCAGGACAAGCGGTTATAG